In Longimicrobiaceae bacterium, a single genomic region encodes these proteins:
- a CDS encoding pyridoxal-dependent decarboxylase, producing HAPGLFVEPGSGAPEDWFAPGGPAPLLEAECERRLRAMAAAFRAPGRPSPVAPPGALEGLFLDTAVPHEPVGLHAYLDRLERDVVAHSPDTAAPGVLAHMTSALPSFARPLAALVAAMNQNLVRADASRAVTPCERQTVGMMHRLVYGEGEAFYGRHVQDPASTLGVVVSGGTLANVAALWVSRNRALGPVPGFAGIEEEGMASALEAHGCRGAAVVGSALMHYSFDKAAGMLGLGARSLVRVPVDAQQRVDVRELRRAMDDCRARGVRVLAVVGVAGTTDAGSVDPLDEVAEVAAEAGAHFHVDAAWGGALLFSERHRALLAGIERADSVTLDAHKQLFLPLGLSLALFRDPAAAAAIERHANYILREGTADLGRRTPEGSRPAAALHLHAALHLLGRSGYRRLVDEGVRKARYLADAVRRAPDFQLLTEPQTNIVLYRYLPPALRGPGGGPLGDSAAARVDELNVELQQLQGERGRSFVSRTLVAGPAADPRLRVALRAVVASPVTGEADLDAVLQEQREIGRELAPEAGGRS from the coding sequence CCCATGCGCCCGGTCTGTTCGTGGAGCCCGGGAGCGGCGCCCCGGAGGACTGGTTCGCCCCGGGCGGCCCCGCCCCGCTGCTGGAGGCGGAGTGCGAGCGGCGCCTCCGGGCGATGGCCGCGGCCTTCCGCGCCCCCGGACGCCCCAGCCCGGTGGCGCCTCCGGGCGCGCTGGAGGGGCTCTTCCTGGACACCGCCGTCCCGCACGAGCCGGTGGGGCTGCACGCCTACCTGGACCGGTTGGAGCGGGACGTGGTGGCCCACTCGCCGGACACGGCGGCTCCGGGCGTCCTGGCGCACATGACCTCCGCCCTGCCGTCCTTCGCCCGCCCGCTCGCCGCGCTGGTGGCGGCCATGAACCAGAACCTGGTCCGGGCGGACGCCTCGCGCGCCGTCACCCCCTGCGAGCGGCAGACCGTGGGGATGATGCACCGCCTGGTCTACGGGGAGGGCGAGGCGTTCTACGGCCGGCACGTGCAGGACCCCGCGAGCACCCTGGGGGTGGTGGTCTCCGGCGGCACCCTCGCCAACGTCGCCGCGCTCTGGGTGTCCCGCAACCGGGCGCTGGGCCCCGTCCCGGGCTTCGCAGGGATCGAGGAGGAGGGGATGGCGTCCGCGCTGGAGGCGCACGGCTGCCGCGGGGCCGCCGTGGTGGGTTCGGCGCTGATGCACTACTCCTTCGACAAGGCCGCGGGGATGCTGGGGCTCGGCGCACGCAGCCTGGTCCGCGTTCCCGTCGATGCCCAGCAGCGGGTGGACGTGCGCGAGCTGCGGCGCGCGATGGACGACTGCCGCGCCCGCGGGGTGCGCGTCCTCGCGGTCGTGGGGGTGGCGGGGACCACCGACGCCGGGAGCGTGGACCCGCTGGACGAGGTCGCCGAAGTGGCCGCAGAGGCCGGGGCCCACTTCCACGTGGACGCCGCCTGGGGAGGGGCGCTGCTTTTCTCCGAGCGCCATCGTGCGCTGCTGGCCGGGATCGAGCGCGCCGACTCGGTCACGCTGGACGCCCACAAGCAGCTCTTCCTCCCGCTGGGGCTGAGCCTGGCGCTCTTCCGCGATCCCGCGGCGGCGGCGGCCATCGAGAGGCACGCCAACTACATCCTGCGCGAGGGGACCGCGGACCTGGGGAGACGCACCCCCGAGGGGTCCCGCCCCGCCGCGGCGCTGCACCTGCACGCCGCGCTGCACCTGCTGGGCCGGAGCGGGTACCGGCGCCTGGTGGACGAGGGGGTCCGCAAGGCCCGCTACCTGGCCGACGCGGTGCGCCGCGCCCCCGACTTCCAGCTCCTCACGGAGCCGCAGACCAACATCGTCCTGTACCGCTACCTCCCGCCGGCGCTCCGCGGGCCCGGCGGCGGGCCCCTGGGCGACTCCGCGGCCGCGCGGGTGGACGAGCTGAACGTGGAGCTGCAGCAGCTCCAGGGTGAGCGCGGGCGGAGCTTCGTGTCCCGTACCCTCGTGGCGGGTCCCGCCGCGGACCCGCGCCTGCGGGTGGCGCTCCGCGCGGTGGTCGCCAGCCCCGTCACGGGCGAGGCCGACCTGGACGCCGTGCTCCAGGAGCAGCGGGAGATCGGCCGGGAGCTGGCGCCGGAGGCCGGCGGCAGGAGCTGA
- a CDS encoding DUF5916 domain-containing protein — translation MLRIRLVAAVLAGALALHADLDAQARPDSASAGEGRRVLRAAELAGAVRLDGRLDEPAWVEAEPATDFTQSYPRAGEPARQRTEVRILYGPDALYVGARLWDTAPDSIAAQLARRDVTGIYSDWVHVLIDSYLDRRSAFRFSVNPRGVQRDVFHYDDGREDASWDAVWEAAVTTDSTGWTAEFRIPLSQLRFASGIPEGGRVWGLNILRDVARYEERSAWSPWTPRDPGLVSRFGDLTGLDGIRAPRRLEIAPYASTRLDRAPAGKGAPGDPFYRRTEGGTGVGVDARVGLPLGLTLTTTINPDFGQVEADPAEVNLTAFETYFAERRPFFTEGANLFGFGDLAAFTTYGGFGSFYSRRIGRQPQRSVRTGSVVDGQRVLFADVPEQTTIAAAAKVTGKTPGGWSVGLLNAVTTGEDGLFLGEQVAGGDTLRVRGRTEVEPWSNYFVGRLRRDLNRGATVLGGLATATHRRLDDPALAGLLRSSAYHGGVDWEHAWARRTWSFSGYLSGSDIRGERGVIRAVQNSPAHYFGRPDADYLEVDTTRTGLGGYSGGVALARTGGRHWLGSVALQAVSPGFEVNDLGFMDRADYRSASGMLIYREDRPARGLRNYEVSFRTNQAWNYGGDWIYQRYTLRGALQLPSFWRWTLRLAGSPSYVNDRLTRGGPLASIPAQGDVSVTYASDSRKRVQVGGEVFYRADESGEYDFITSASVDVRPRANLRVRLSPAVTLEHDTDQYFGAVARPADDPATFGRRYVFADIDQTTLSLGTRVEWTFTPRLSLQLYAAPYIRAGDYVAFKEFLRPGGFDFAVYGRDVGTVTRDDATGVYRVDPDAEEGSARPFTFREPDFTFLSLRGNAVLRWEYRPGSAVFLVWQQDRERTDSFGDFEIGRDPGALFREPARHVLLLKATYWIGR, via the coding sequence ATGCTCCGTATTCGCCTCGTAGCGGCCGTCCTGGCCGGAGCGCTCGCCCTGCACGCAGACCTCGACGCCCAGGCGCGGCCCGACAGCGCGTCCGCCGGGGAGGGGCGCCGCGTCCTGCGGGCCGCCGAGCTCGCCGGGGCCGTGCGGCTGGACGGGCGGTTGGACGAGCCCGCCTGGGTGGAGGCGGAGCCGGCCACCGACTTCACCCAGAGCTATCCCAGGGCCGGCGAGCCTGCGCGGCAGCGCACCGAGGTCCGCATCCTGTACGGCCCCGACGCGCTGTACGTGGGCGCGCGGCTCTGGGACACCGCGCCGGACTCCATCGCCGCCCAGCTCGCCCGCCGGGACGTCACCGGGATCTACTCGGACTGGGTGCACGTGCTGATCGACTCCTACCTCGACCGGCGCAGCGCCTTCCGCTTCTCGGTGAACCCGCGCGGAGTGCAGCGGGACGTGTTCCACTACGACGACGGCAGGGAGGACGCGTCGTGGGACGCGGTGTGGGAGGCGGCGGTGACCACCGACTCCACCGGGTGGACCGCCGAGTTCCGCATCCCCCTGTCGCAGCTCCGCTTCGCCTCCGGCATCCCGGAGGGCGGCCGCGTCTGGGGGCTCAACATCCTGCGCGACGTGGCCCGCTACGAGGAGCGGTCCGCCTGGTCGCCGTGGACGCCCCGCGACCCCGGCCTGGTGTCGCGCTTCGGCGATCTGACCGGGCTGGACGGGATCCGCGCCCCCCGGCGGCTGGAGATCGCCCCGTACGCCAGCACGCGGCTGGACCGGGCCCCGGCCGGGAAGGGCGCCCCCGGCGACCCCTTCTACCGCCGCACCGAGGGGGGGACCGGGGTGGGGGTCGACGCCCGCGTGGGGCTGCCGCTGGGGCTTACCCTCACCACCACCATCAACCCGGACTTCGGGCAGGTGGAGGCCGACCCGGCCGAGGTCAACCTCACCGCCTTCGAGACCTACTTCGCCGAGCGGCGGCCCTTCTTCACCGAGGGGGCCAACCTGTTCGGATTCGGGGACCTCGCCGCCTTCACCACCTACGGGGGGTTCGGGTCCTTCTATTCGCGCCGCATCGGACGCCAGCCGCAGCGCTCCGTCCGCACGGGGAGCGTGGTGGACGGCCAGCGGGTCCTCTTCGCCGACGTGCCGGAGCAGACCACCATCGCCGCGGCCGCGAAGGTCACCGGCAAGACGCCCGGCGGGTGGTCCGTGGGCCTGCTGAACGCGGTCACCACCGGCGAGGACGGGCTCTTCCTGGGAGAGCAGGTGGCCGGTGGCGACACCCTGCGCGTGCGGGGGCGGACGGAGGTGGAGCCGTGGAGCAACTACTTCGTGGGCCGGCTGCGGCGCGACCTGAACCGCGGCGCCACCGTGCTGGGCGGGCTGGCCACCGCCACGCACCGGCGGCTGGACGATCCCGCCCTGGCCGGCCTCCTGCGCTCCTCCGCGTACCACGGCGGCGTGGACTGGGAGCACGCCTGGGCCCGGCGGACGTGGAGCTTCAGCGGCTACCTGTCGGGGAGCGACATCCGGGGGGAGCGGGGGGTGATCCGCGCCGTGCAGAACTCGCCGGCTCACTACTTCGGGCGCCCCGACGCCGACTACCTGGAGGTGGACACCACGCGCACCGGGCTGGGCGGATACTCCGGCGGGGTGGCGCTGGCCAGGACCGGGGGACGGCACTGGCTGGGCTCGGTGGCCCTCCAGGCGGTCAGCCCCGGGTTCGAGGTCAACGACCTGGGGTTCATGGACCGGGCGGACTACCGGTCCGCCTCGGGGATGCTGATCTACCGGGAGGACCGGCCCGCGCGGGGGCTCCGCAACTACGAGGTGTCGTTCCGCACCAACCAGGCGTGGAACTACGGGGGCGACTGGATCTACCAGCGCTACACCCTGCGGGGCGCCCTGCAGCTTCCCAGCTTCTGGCGGTGGACGCTGCGCCTGGCGGGGTCGCCCTCGTACGTGAACGACCGGCTCACGCGCGGGGGGCCGCTGGCCAGCATCCCGGCCCAGGGGGACGTCTCCGTGACCTATGCCTCCGATTCGCGCAAGCGGGTTCAGGTCGGGGGCGAGGTGTTCTACCGCGCTGACGAGTCCGGCGAGTACGACTTCATCACCTCGGCGAGCGTGGACGTGCGTCCGCGCGCCAACCTGCGGGTGCGCCTGTCGCCGGCCGTCACGCTGGAGCACGACACAGACCAGTACTTCGGCGCGGTGGCGCGCCCCGCGGACGACCCGGCCACCTTCGGGCGGCGCTACGTGTTCGCGGACATCGACCAGACCACCCTGTCGCTGGGCACGCGCGTGGAGTGGACGTTCACCCCGCGCCTGTCGCTGCAGCTCTACGCGGCGCCGTACATCCGGGCCGGCGACTACGTGGCGTTCAAGGAGTTCCTCCGTCCGGGCGGGTTCGACTTCGCCGTCTACGGGCGCGACGTCGGCACCGTGACCCGCGACGACGCCACCGGCGTCTACCGCGTGGACCCCGACGCGGAGGAGGGGAGCGCCCGCCCGTTCACCTTCCGCGAGCCGGACTTCACCTTCCTGTCGCTGCGCGGCAACGCGGTGCTGCGCTGGGAATACCGGCCGGGCTCGGCGGTCTTCCTGGTCTGGCAGCAGGACCGGGAGCGCACGGACTCCTTCGGTGACTTCGAGATCGGGCGCGATCCGGGGGCGCTGTTCCGCGAGCCCGCGCGCCACGTGCTGCTGCTGAAGGCCACGTACTGGATCGGCCGGTAG
- a CDS encoding glycosyltransferase family 4 protein: protein MPSTIAAEPSPAAPARPRGRILFLDAISPNGYGREVLSARASGGTQSSIVRVAESLAGSFEVVVAQIGRTAPAPGAVRYVRLVPAELEGESWDAIVAVRHPQAIPMIRARLPEVPLFLWMQDLVDWWPRDLWAMIARGNVRVVANSHFHRRHMLAEAARSAPDLPALRITTIPNPVDDSLGPDGTPVDPEKLVFFSAPSKGLRETLELFRAARAENPAYRLYVANPGYQPVPDFAEHPGVVDLGPLPQGEVLRHVREALCVFYPNRVYAETFGLVFAESNAVGTPVLTHPLGAAPEVLRPAGEQIVNCADPAAVLDRLREWRAGNRPAVHLRGRFRLRAVARAWERLLGSELPARRPESRRGCP from the coding sequence TTGCCTTCCACCATCGCAGCCGAGCCGTCCCCCGCCGCCCCTGCCCGGCCGCGCGGACGCATCCTGTTTCTGGACGCGATCTCCCCCAACGGCTATGGCCGCGAGGTGCTTTCCGCCCGCGCCTCAGGGGGCACGCAGTCCTCCATCGTACGCGTGGCCGAGAGCCTCGCCGGGAGCTTCGAGGTCGTCGTGGCCCAGATCGGCCGCACCGCCCCCGCGCCGGGCGCAGTCCGCTACGTCCGCCTCGTTCCGGCGGAACTGGAAGGCGAGAGCTGGGACGCGATCGTGGCCGTCCGCCACCCCCAGGCGATCCCCATGATCCGCGCCCGCCTCCCGGAGGTGCCCCTTTTCCTGTGGATGCAGGATCTGGTGGACTGGTGGCCGCGCGACCTCTGGGCCATGATCGCACGGGGGAACGTGCGAGTGGTCGCGAACTCCCACTTCCACCGGAGACACATGCTGGCCGAAGCCGCGCGGTCCGCCCCGGACCTGCCGGCTCTCCGGATCACCACGATCCCGAACCCGGTGGACGACAGCCTCGGCCCGGATGGGACCCCGGTCGATCCCGAGAAGCTGGTCTTCTTCAGCGCGCCCTCCAAGGGGCTCCGGGAAACGCTGGAGCTCTTCCGGGCCGCCCGCGCGGAAAACCCCGCCTACCGCCTGTACGTCGCGAACCCGGGCTATCAGCCCGTTCCCGACTTCGCCGAGCACCCGGGGGTGGTGGACCTTGGGCCTCTCCCCCAGGGGGAGGTGCTCCGCCACGTGCGTGAGGCGCTCTGCGTCTTCTACCCCAACCGGGTGTACGCGGAAACGTTCGGGCTCGTCTTCGCCGAGTCCAACGCGGTGGGAACGCCGGTGCTGACCCACCCGCTCGGGGCCGCGCCGGAGGTACTCCGCCCGGCCGGGGAGCAGATCGTGAACTGTGCGGACCCGGCGGCCGTGCTCGACCGCCTGCGAGAGTGGCGCGCGGGCAATCGGCCAGCCGTGCACCTGCGGGGCCGCTTCCGGCTCCGCGCCGTCGCACGCGCCTGGGAGCGCCTGCTCGGCTCCGAGCTACCGGCGCGCAGGCCCGAGTCCCGACGGGGATGCCCATGA
- a CDS encoding sigma-54 dependent transcriptional regulator, with the protein MLSRQPPRLARAEPRWVPVAAPPQRPRSSRTAFAGELMRHNDLAGFDDLLPAGESGRGGTSTTMARRSRKAPELIGNSRAMQRLRKLALRVAPKDATVFINGESGTGKEMFARFIHAHSRRADRPFVALNCAALPENLVESELFGHERGAFTGAVTTRTGCFEAAHHGTLFLDEITEIRPAVQAKLLRAIQEREVQRVGSNDTRPVDVRILVASSRDLAQALADGVLREDLYYRLQVVELNLPPLRTRKEDVPLLCSHFLKKHGGSEDSPLRHLSLSALELLEAYDWPGNVRELENVVGRAIAIAAPDSGDTLHPFDLPPAIWRDHGMLDGESPEMELNLNAAVLRLKRLLSAEALHRANGNKMEAARLLGVSRRGFYNLLKETEM; encoded by the coding sequence ATGCTATCGCGCCAACCGCCACGATTGGCCCGCGCGGAGCCGAGATGGGTACCGGTGGCCGCGCCACCTCAGCGTCCGCGATCAAGTCGTACCGCGTTTGCAGGAGAGCTGATGAGGCACAACGATCTGGCAGGCTTTGATGATCTACTCCCCGCGGGCGAGTCCGGGCGGGGAGGCACCTCCACGACGATGGCCCGGAGATCCCGGAAGGCACCCGAGCTGATCGGAAACTCGAGGGCGATGCAGAGGCTGCGCAAGCTGGCGCTCCGGGTGGCTCCCAAGGACGCCACGGTCTTCATCAACGGCGAGAGCGGGACTGGAAAGGAGATGTTCGCCCGCTTCATCCACGCGCACTCGCGCCGGGCCGACCGTCCTTTCGTGGCACTCAACTGTGCCGCGCTCCCGGAGAACCTGGTGGAGTCGGAGCTGTTCGGGCACGAGCGGGGCGCATTCACCGGGGCCGTCACTACCCGCACCGGGTGCTTCGAGGCGGCGCATCACGGCACGCTCTTCCTGGACGAGATCACCGAGATCAGGCCGGCGGTCCAGGCCAAGCTCCTCCGGGCCATCCAGGAGCGCGAGGTCCAGCGGGTGGGGAGCAACGACACCCGGCCCGTGGACGTCCGCATCCTCGTGGCCTCCAGCCGGGACCTCGCGCAGGCGCTAGCGGACGGCGTGCTCCGCGAAGATCTGTACTACCGGCTCCAGGTGGTGGAGCTGAACCTGCCGCCGCTCCGAACGCGCAAGGAGGACGTCCCTCTCCTCTGCAGCCACTTTCTCAAGAAGCACGGAGGATCCGAGGACTCCCCCCTGCGTCACCTGAGCCTCTCTGCCCTGGAGTTGCTGGAAGCGTACGACTGGCCGGGAAACGTGCGCGAGCTGGAGAACGTCGTCGGGCGTGCGATCGCGATCGCGGCGCCGGATAGCGGCGACACCCTGCACCCGTTCGACCTGCCTCCGGCCATCTGGAGGGACCATGGTATGCTGGACGGTGAGTCCCCCGAGATGGAACTCAACCTCAATGCGGCCGTCCTGCGGCTGAAGCGCCTGCTCAGCGCGGAGGCGCTCCACAGGGCCAACGGCAACAAAATGGAGGCCGCGCGCCTGCTGGGCGTGAGCCGCCGCGGATTCTACAACCTGCTGAAGGAGACGGAGATGTGA
- a CDS encoding serine hydrolase, producing the protein MAAAWLAACGPPDSRAAGVREEPPAIHVRPVEAPPSGPAVLRGPDSAAVRARIDSVFAPFDRPGSPGCVLAVMEAGEIVYGRGYGSADLARGTPLTPASAFDGASMAKQFLTFGIALLAREGKLSLDDPVQKHLPELPDYGATVTLRHLAHHTSGLRDADARWLSGQRIADPSQLPGLSFPPGDRHMYDDTGYALLQRVIERVSGQSWARFARTRIFDPLGMTRSGFPEDDPGPLPSRVRAYAPSGGGYRLRVSGADQGFTTTPEDLAKWDRNFYDARLGGPAVLRMMLEEGRLNSGETIPYALALHTEPYRGLRRVWHGGLAAGYRSQFMRYPDQRTSVLVMCNVFQVAEPNGLAERVTDIVLEDAIRRAEAQLPVARPREPVPAPTPAERERLAAIYVSRAEQAIRPVRSHGDRLEMRQWITWHALQPLGGGRFRVHGQPLTLLFRLGPGGTRVLEEHWDGRRTPTILEAVPEGSLPAAELDRYTGPYRSDELGTTWVLAREGGLLRVSEGPLGGLRLHPAGPDTFTDREYLLVVFRRDPAGRVAGFTAATPRIRNVEFSKRAR; encoded by the coding sequence ATGGCCGCCGCCTGGCTCGCCGCGTGCGGACCTCCGGACTCGCGCGCAGCCGGGGTCCGGGAGGAGCCCCCGGCAATCCACGTCCGGCCCGTGGAGGCGCCGCCCTCCGGCCCCGCCGTGCTCCGGGGCCCCGATTCCGCCGCCGTCCGTGCCCGCATCGACTCGGTTTTCGCCCCATTCGACCGGCCGGGCTCGCCGGGGTGCGTGCTCGCGGTGATGGAGGCCGGGGAGATCGTATACGGTCGCGGGTACGGCTCGGCCGACCTCGCACGGGGTACCCCGCTCACCCCTGCCAGCGCCTTCGACGGGGCCTCGATGGCCAAGCAGTTCCTGACCTTCGGCATCGCCCTCCTGGCGCGGGAGGGGAAGCTTTCCCTCGACGATCCGGTTCAGAAGCACCTTCCGGAGCTGCCGGACTACGGGGCTACCGTCACTCTCCGGCACCTGGCCCATCACACGAGCGGGCTGCGGGATGCCGACGCCCGGTGGCTCTCCGGCCAGAGGATCGCCGATCCCTCGCAGCTGCCGGGGCTGAGCTTTCCGCCCGGCGACCGGCACATGTACGACGACACCGGCTACGCGCTGCTCCAGCGGGTGATCGAGCGCGTCTCCGGGCAGTCCTGGGCCCGCTTCGCCCGGACGCGGATCTTCGACCCCCTCGGGATGACCCGCAGCGGCTTCCCCGAGGATGATCCCGGGCCGCTGCCTTCCCGGGTGCGCGCCTACGCCCCGTCGGGGGGCGGATACCGTCTCCGCGTGTCGGGCGCGGACCAGGGGTTCACGACCACGCCCGAGGACCTGGCGAAGTGGGACCGCAACTTCTACGACGCGCGCCTGGGCGGACCCGCCGTGCTCCGGATGATGCTCGAAGAAGGGCGATTGAACAGTGGAGAGACCATCCCATACGCCCTGGCCCTGCACACTGAGCCGTACCGGGGGCTGCGGCGCGTCTGGCACGGGGGGCTGGCGGCGGGATACCGCTCACAGTTCATGCGATACCCCGACCAGCGCACCTCCGTGCTGGTCATGTGCAACGTCTTCCAGGTGGCGGAGCCCAACGGCCTCGCCGAGCGCGTGACCGACATCGTCCTGGAGGACGCGATCAGGCGCGCGGAGGCGCAGCTCCCGGTGGCGCGCCCCAGGGAGCCGGTGCCCGCGCCCACACCCGCGGAGCGGGAGCGCCTGGCGGCGATCTACGTGAGCCGCGCCGAGCAGGCGATCCGGCCCGTGCGGAGCCACGGAGACCGGCTGGAGATGCGGCAGTGGATCACCTGGCACGCGCTGCAGCCGCTGGGAGGGGGACGGTTCCGCGTGCACGGACAGCCGCTCACGCTGCTCTTCCGCCTAGGCCCCGGGGGGACGCGCGTCCTCGAGGAGCACTGGGACGGCCGCCGCACGCCGACGATCCTGGAGGCGGTCCCCGAGGGCTCGCTCCCCGCCGCCGAGCTGGACCGCTACACCGGCCCGTACCGGAGCGATGAGCTGGGGACGACCTGGGTGCTCGCGCGGGAGGGCGGTCTCCTCCGCGTCTCCGAGGGGCCGCTGGGGGGGCTCCGCCTGCACCCTGCGGGCCCGGACACCTTCACCGACCGGGAGTACCTGCTGGTCGTTTTCCGCCGGGATCCCGCGGGCCGCGTGGCGGGATTCACCGCGGCGACCCCACGGATCCGGAACGTCGAGTTCTCGAAGCGCGCCCGCTGA
- a CDS encoding GAF domain-containing sensor histidine kinase, which yields MSDASRTRPRVSTREALRFLTEAGQTLAASLDYEATLQAVAELAVPRVACYCAVDILEVDGRVRRLGMAHVDPERVEVLRRTAALPSDPRCGSPLSPVLRSGEPVLVSPVSDDWLRETAWDETHLGLMRQLAPTSLILLPLIARGNVLGVLVLASTRTDRHYGQDDLALAGELARIAAVSIDNARLYQRAQDAVRARDEMLRVVSHDLRNPIGAVTMGASFLLEEAPEELRQGPFGRTLQTIRRSAERANRMIEDLLDVSRIEAGRLVVEPTPQPLVPLLDEAVEAHRHLAAERGIGLEWHPGDARPWAVVDRDRMLQVVGNLLGNALKFTPEGGRVEVGLESAGDEVRCWVADTGPGIPPEHLPHLFDRFWQASRTDRRGLGLGLAIAEGLVAAHGGRIWVESEVGVGSTFIFTLPAARDAGGATEDAAPP from the coding sequence ATGAGCGACGCATCCCGCACCCGCCCGCGCGTCAGCACGCGCGAGGCGCTCCGCTTCCTCACGGAGGCCGGCCAGACGCTCGCGGCCTCGCTGGACTACGAAGCGACCCTCCAGGCCGTGGCGGAGCTCGCGGTCCCGCGCGTGGCGTGCTACTGCGCGGTGGACATCCTGGAGGTGGACGGCCGGGTGCGGCGCCTGGGAATGGCGCACGTGGACCCGGAGCGGGTGGAGGTGCTCCGGCGCACGGCGGCCCTTCCGTCCGACCCGCGGTGCGGCTCGCCGCTCTCGCCGGTGCTCCGGAGCGGCGAGCCGGTCCTGGTCTCTCCCGTGTCGGACGACTGGCTGCGCGAGACCGCCTGGGACGAGACGCACCTGGGGCTGATGCGCCAGCTCGCGCCCACCTCGCTGATCCTGCTTCCGCTGATCGCGCGCGGGAACGTCCTGGGCGTGCTCGTGCTCGCGTCCACGCGCACCGACCGCCACTACGGCCAGGACGACCTGGCGCTGGCGGGCGAGCTGGCCCGCATCGCGGCGGTCTCCATCGACAACGCCCGCCTCTACCAGCGGGCGCAGGACGCCGTCCGGGCGCGCGACGAGATGCTGCGCGTCGTGTCGCACGACCTCCGCAACCCGATCGGCGCCGTCACCATGGGGGCGTCCTTTCTCCTCGAGGAGGCTCCGGAGGAGCTGCGGCAGGGGCCGTTCGGCCGGACGCTGCAGACGATCCGGCGCTCCGCCGAGCGCGCCAACCGGATGATCGAGGACCTGCTCGACGTCTCGCGCATCGAGGCCGGGCGCCTCGTCGTCGAACCCACCCCGCAGCCGCTGGTGCCCCTGCTCGACGAAGCGGTGGAGGCGCACCGCCACCTCGCGGCGGAGCGGGGGATCGGCCTCGAGTGGCACCCGGGCGATGCCCGCCCGTGGGCCGTGGTCGATCGCGACCGCATGCTCCAGGTCGTCGGCAACCTGCTCGGGAACGCGCTGAAGTTCACGCCCGAGGGGGGACGCGTCGAGGTGGGGCTGGAGAGCGCCGGGGACGAGGTCCGCTGCTGGGTCGCGGACACCGGGCCGGGAATCCCCCCCGAGCACCTTCCGCACCTCTTCGACCGGTTCTGGCAGGCGAGCCGGACCGACCGGCGCGGACTCGGGCTGGGGCTCGCGATCGCCGAAGGCCTCGTGGCCGCGCACGGCGGACGGATTTGGGTGGAGAGCGAGGTCGGCGTGGGGAGCACCTTCATCTTCACACTTCCCGCCGCACGCGACGCAGGGGGCGCGACGGAGGACGCGGCGCCTCCCTGA
- a CDS encoding DUF433 domain-containing protein, with the protein MPEMPVVHSHPEIMSGTPVFVGTRVPVQALLDYLEEGDTIDSFLDGFPSVTREQVIAFLEQAARALLSQLPDAA; encoded by the coding sequence ATGCCTGAGATGCCTGTGGTGCACAGCCACCCCGAGATCATGAGCGGCACCCCGGTTTTTGTCGGAACCCGCGTGCCCGTTCAAGCGCTCCTCGACTATCTGGAGGAGGGCGATACCATCGACAGCTTCCTCGACGGTTTTCCCAGTGTCACCCGCGAGCAGGTGATCGCCTTCCTGGAGCAGGCCGCCCGGGCTCTCCTCTCACAGCTTCCGGATGCCGCGTGA